One window of Candidatus Mycobacterium wuenschmannii genomic DNA carries:
- a CDS encoding CaiB/BaiF CoA-transferase family protein: protein MPDDLLASLRVLDLCDDDGDAVTRLLADFGADVVKVEPPGGSPSRTRRPTLRGTGVRFALHNANKRSAVLDPASPDDRERLIELAGDADIVVDSGFPGQAASYGTSCEELADRFPHLVTLSVTDFGRTGPRASWRATDPVLYALSGALSRSGPTTGTPVFPPDGIASATAAVQAAWAALAAYYHRLRCGTGDYIDFSRFESVVMALDPAFGAHGQAAAGVRHPDRWRGRPKNQDAYPIYTCKDGHVRLCVMSPRQWHGLRRWLGEPAEFQDPRFDVIAARFKAWPQIGTLVQELFADQTMKTLVAEGQSHGVAISAVLDPAQILASEHFLEVGAVTDAELVPGVHSTIPTGYYSVDGQHIGFRTPAPPVGRDDARWAAGSTTITAPAASGPRPFDGLRIIDLGIIVAGGELSRLFGDLGAEVIKVESAAYPDGLRQARVGDAMSESFAWTHRNNRAFGVDLRSDAGKRVFGEMVAGADAVFANFKPGTLAALGFPYDALRSLNPRVVLAESSAFGDRGPWSNRLGYGPLVRATAGVSKLWTDPHATSDDAGSRHQFYDATTVFPDHVVGRITAVGALAALIHRDRTGQGARVHVSQAEAVVNQLDVRYVTDSARTDDAAGLRDDTSVHEVFPCAGDDEWCAVSIRTDDDWHSVTKVLDVGELADDARFVTGEARQQHRVELIQRLSAWTRDRTPQQVADALQSAGVPAGQMNRPPDILEDPQLCERKLFSDMRHPLFDNVLPAETGPAPFRHIPPAPQRPAPLPGQDTRDICRTVLGMSDDETEQLIHDGVLFASTDIAEGPA from the coding sequence GCTCGACCCGGCCAGCCCGGACGACCGGGAGCGGCTGATCGAACTCGCCGGCGACGCCGACATCGTCGTCGACAGCGGATTCCCCGGGCAGGCCGCGAGCTACGGAACCTCGTGCGAGGAGTTGGCCGACCGGTTCCCGCATCTGGTGACGCTGTCGGTCACCGACTTCGGCCGGACCGGCCCGCGCGCGTCGTGGCGGGCGACCGACCCGGTGCTCTACGCGCTGTCCGGGGCACTGTCCCGGTCCGGCCCCACCACTGGCACACCGGTTTTCCCGCCGGACGGGATCGCCTCTGCGACTGCGGCCGTGCAGGCCGCATGGGCCGCGCTGGCCGCCTATTACCACCGGTTACGTTGTGGCACAGGCGATTATATCGACTTCTCCCGGTTTGAGTCCGTTGTGATGGCGCTCGACCCGGCGTTCGGAGCGCACGGTCAGGCCGCGGCGGGCGTGCGGCATCCCGACCGGTGGCGCGGCCGCCCGAAGAACCAGGACGCCTACCCGATCTACACCTGCAAGGACGGCCACGTCCGGCTGTGCGTGATGTCGCCGCGACAGTGGCACGGGCTGCGGCGCTGGCTGGGGGAGCCCGCGGAGTTCCAGGACCCCAGGTTCGACGTGATCGCGGCGCGCTTCAAGGCGTGGCCGCAGATCGGCACGCTAGTGCAAGAGCTTTTCGCCGACCAGACGATGAAAACGCTTGTTGCCGAGGGACAATCGCATGGAGTGGCGATCTCCGCGGTGCTCGACCCGGCACAGATCCTGGCATCGGAACACTTCCTGGAGGTCGGCGCCGTCACCGACGCCGAGTTAGTCCCCGGCGTGCACAGCACCATTCCGACCGGCTACTACTCGGTGGATGGTCAGCACATCGGCTTTCGCACACCCGCCCCGCCCGTCGGTCGCGACGACGCGCGCTGGGCCGCAGGCTCAACGACGATCACCGCGCCCGCCGCCTCCGGTCCGCGACCCTTCGACGGCCTACGCATTATCGACCTCGGCATCATCGTCGCCGGCGGCGAATTGAGCCGCCTGTTCGGCGATCTCGGAGCCGAGGTCATCAAGGTCGAGAGCGCGGCCTATCCGGACGGGCTGCGCCAGGCCCGGGTCGGCGACGCCATGAGCGAATCCTTCGCCTGGACGCATCGCAACAATCGGGCGTTCGGCGTCGACCTGCGCAGCGACGCCGGCAAGCGGGTCTTCGGCGAGATGGTGGCGGGAGCCGACGCGGTGTTTGCCAACTTCAAACCGGGAACGCTTGCCGCACTGGGCTTTCCGTACGACGCCCTGCGGTCGCTGAATCCGCGCGTGGTGCTGGCGGAAAGCAGCGCCTTCGGCGACCGAGGCCCGTGGAGCAACCGACTCGGGTATGGACCGCTGGTGCGTGCCACCGCGGGCGTGAGCAAGCTCTGGACGGACCCGCACGCGACATCCGACGACGCCGGATCCCGTCACCAGTTCTACGACGCGACAACGGTTTTCCCCGATCACGTGGTCGGACGGATCACGGCGGTCGGGGCGCTGGCCGCGCTGATCCACCGTGACCGAACGGGCCAGGGGGCGCGCGTGCACGTCTCGCAAGCCGAGGCCGTCGTCAATCAACTGGACGTCCGCTACGTCACCGACTCGGCACGGACCGACGATGCCGCTGGACTGCGCGACGACACCAGTGTGCACGAGGTGTTCCCCTGTGCGGGTGACGACGAGTGGTGCGCGGTCTCGATCCGCACTGACGACGACTGGCATTCGGTCACAAAGGTTCTCGACGTGGGCGAGCTGGCCGACGATGCCCGATTCGTGACCGGTGAGGCGCGGCAGCAGCATCGCGTCGAGCTGATCCAACGTCTGTCGGCGTGGACGCGCGACCGCACCCCGCAGCAGGTTGCCGATGCTCTGCAGTCGGCGGGCGTTCCGGCCGGTCAGATGAATCGTCCGCCCGACATCCTGGAAGACCCGCAGCTATGCGAGCGAAAGTTGTTCAGCGACATGCGTCATCCGCTGTTCGACAACGTCCTGCCGGCCGAGACCGGCCCGGCGCCGTTTCGGCACATCCCGCCGGCACCGCAGCGCCCGGCCCCGTTGCCCGGGCAGGACACTCGCGACATCTGCCGCACGGTGCTCGGCATGAGCGACGACGAAACCGAACAATTGATCCATGACGGGGTGCTGTTCGCATCCACCGATATCGCGGAAGGTCCTGCTTGA
- a CDS encoding acetyl-CoA acetyltransferase gives MPVNPRTPVLVAHGQINHRDSALDDVEPVDLMVAAAREAADTRVLEAIDSIRVVNLLSVYYRDPALLLGQRLGLGKFTTKYSGIGGNVPQTLVNRACADIQQGRAEVILVAGAEMWRTRQQRRKEGQRLTATAQDDAVPLPEGSDENVPMAGDAEIRIKLDRPAFIYPMFEEALRISAGESVDDHRLRISTLWARFSEIAAHNPNAWIRTPATAEEIAQPSASNRMISWPYTKLMNSNNMVDQGAALILTSVEAATRLGIPTDRWVFPYAGTDAHDTYSISERAELHRSPSIRIGGKRALELAGLGIDEMDYVDLYSCFPSAVQVAANELGLPSDDPARPLTVTGGLTFAGGPWNNYVAHSIATMAQLLTENPGRHGLITANGGYLTKHSFGVYGTEPPKTEFRWEDVQPAVDREPTRTAAVEWEGVGTVESWTTPFDRDGQPEKAFLSVRTPDERRTLALISDPSAAAQTVNEDIGGAKVTVHADGSATLQ, from the coding sequence ATGCCCGTCAATCCCAGAACGCCGGTGCTGGTCGCCCACGGCCAGATCAATCATCGCGACTCGGCGCTCGACGACGTCGAACCGGTCGACCTGATGGTCGCCGCGGCCCGCGAGGCGGCCGATACGCGCGTGCTGGAGGCGATCGACTCGATCCGGGTGGTCAACCTGCTGTCGGTGTACTACCGCGACCCGGCATTGCTGCTGGGTCAACGCCTCGGCCTCGGGAAGTTCACCACCAAATACAGCGGCATCGGCGGCAACGTCCCGCAGACGCTGGTCAACCGCGCCTGTGCCGACATCCAGCAGGGCCGCGCCGAAGTGATTCTGGTGGCCGGCGCGGAGATGTGGCGCACGCGCCAGCAACGCCGCAAAGAGGGCCAACGGCTGACCGCCACGGCGCAGGACGACGCGGTGCCGCTGCCCGAGGGCAGCGACGAGAACGTACCGATGGCCGGCGATGCCGAGATCCGCATCAAGCTGGACCGCCCGGCCTTCATCTACCCGATGTTCGAGGAGGCGCTGCGGATCAGCGCGGGGGAGTCGGTCGACGACCACCGTCTGCGCATCAGCACCCTCTGGGCGCGGTTCAGTGAGATCGCGGCGCACAACCCGAACGCCTGGATCCGCACGCCGGCTACCGCCGAGGAGATCGCGCAGCCCAGCGCGTCGAACCGGATGATCAGCTGGCCGTACACCAAGCTGATGAACTCCAACAACATGGTCGACCAGGGTGCCGCCCTGATCCTGACGTCGGTGGAGGCCGCCACCCGGTTGGGCATTCCGACCGATCGGTGGGTGTTCCCGTACGCGGGAACTGATGCGCACGACACCTACTCCATCAGCGAGCGGGCTGAGCTGCACCGATCGCCGTCCATCCGGATCGGTGGCAAGCGCGCGCTGGAGCTGGCGGGGCTGGGCATCGACGAGATGGACTACGTCGACCTGTACTCCTGCTTCCCGTCGGCGGTGCAGGTGGCGGCCAACGAACTCGGGCTGCCGTCCGACGACCCGGCCCGGCCGTTGACCGTCACCGGCGGGCTGACGTTCGCCGGTGGCCCGTGGAACAACTACGTCGCGCACTCGATTGCGACGATGGCCCAGCTGCTCACCGAGAACCCAGGCCGCCACGGCCTGATCACCGCCAACGGCGGCTATCTGACCAAACACAGCTTCGGGGTGTACGGCACCGAGCCGCCGAAGACCGAATTCCGTTGGGAGGACGTCCAACCCGCGGTGGACAGGGAGCCGACTCGAACGGCGGCGGTCGAGTGGGAAGGCGTCGGCACGGTCGAGTCGTGGACGACGCCGTTCGACCGGGACGGTCAACCAGAGAAGGCGTTCCTGTCGGTACGCACCCCCGACGAGCGGCGCACGCTGGCCCTGATCAGCGACCCCTCGGCGGCCGCGCAAACGGTCAACGAGGACATCGGCGGCGCCAAGGTCACCGTCCATGCCGACGGGTCGGCCACGTTGCAATGA